A DNA window from Thermosynechococcaceae cyanobacterium Okahandja contains the following coding sequences:
- the rpoB gene encoding DNA-directed RNA polymerase subunit beta: MASNQTYTPPAFTLPDLVEIQRASFRWFLEEGLIEELESFSPITDYTGKIELHFLAKDYKLKQPKYEVDEAKRRDATYSMQMYVPTRLINKENGNIIDQDVFIGDLPLMTDRGTFIINGAERVIVNQIVRSPGVYYKSDTDKNGRRTYNASLIPNRGAWLKFETDKNDLLWVRIDKTRKLSAHVLLKALGLSDSEITERLRHPEYYQKTVEKEGKFTEEDALIELYKKLRPGEPPTVSGGQQLLESRFFDPKRYDLGRVGRYKLNRKLQLNIPDSVRILTPEDILAAIDYLINLEFDLGTIDDIDHLGNRRVRSVGELLQNQVRVGLNRLERIIRERMTVSDTDSLTPASLVNPKPLVAAIKEFFGSSQLSQFMDQTNPLAELTHKRRLSALGPGGLTRERAGFAVRDIHPSHYGRICPIETPEGPNAGLIGSLATHARVNEYGFIETPFYPVKDGRVLKDQPPIYMTADEEDDKRVAPGDVPTDENGYILGDVVPVRYRQDFTTTTPDQVDYVAVSPVQIISVATSLIPFLEHDDANRALMGSNMQRQAVPLLRSHRPLVGTGLEAQAARDSGMVILSQTDGVVTYVDAKQIRIKTDGGSEMTYTLQKYQRSNQDTCLNQRPIVFMGDRVRAGQVIADGSATEGGELALGQNILVAYMPWEGYNYEDAILISERLVQEDVYTSIHVEKYEIEARQTKLGPEEITREVPNVSEDALRQLDENGIIRVGAFVEAGDILVGKVTPKGESDQPPEEKLLRAIFGEKARDVRDNSLRVPNGEKGRVVDVRVFTREQGDELPPGANMVVRVYVAQKRKIQVGDKMAGRHGNKGIISRILPVEDMPFLPDGRPVDIVLNPLGVPSRMNVGQVYECLLGWAGECLGRRFKITPFDEMHGTEKSRETVHAKLQEAKEKSGQDWVFNPDNPGKMVVYDGRTGEPFDRPVTVGMAYMLKLVHLVDDKIHARSTGPYSLVTQQPLGGKAQQGGQRFGEMEVWALEAYGAAYILQELLTVKSDDMQGRNEALNAIVKGQSIPRPGTPESFKVLMRELQSLCLDISVRKSIPPKEDGTISEDPEVDLMVDVASRRTPVRPTIEFESLQGDDFDEKDSVATP, translated from the coding sequence ATGGCTAGTAACCAGACTTACACGCCACCCGCTTTTACCTTGCCAGACCTTGTCGAGATTCAGCGGGCCAGCTTCCGATGGTTTCTCGAAGAAGGACTCATTGAAGAGCTAGAGAGTTTCTCACCCATTACCGATTATACGGGCAAAATTGAACTGCACTTCTTGGCGAAAGACTACAAACTAAAGCAGCCCAAGTATGAAGTGGATGAAGCCAAACGTCGGGATGCCACCTACTCGATGCAAATGTACGTGCCGACGCGGCTCATTAACAAAGAAAACGGCAACATCATTGACCAAGACGTATTTATTGGCGATCTCCCCCTAATGACGGATCGCGGCACCTTTATTATCAACGGAGCCGAGCGGGTCATTGTCAACCAAATTGTCCGCAGCCCGGGGGTCTATTACAAGTCCGACACGGACAAAAACGGTCGCCGCACCTACAATGCCAGCCTCATCCCCAACCGCGGTGCATGGCTCAAATTCGAAACCGACAAAAATGACCTGCTATGGGTGCGCATTGATAAAACCCGTAAGCTGTCGGCCCACGTCCTGCTCAAAGCCCTGGGTCTCAGCGACAGCGAAATTACCGAGCGCCTGCGCCACCCCGAGTACTACCAAAAAACCGTCGAAAAAGAGGGCAAATTCACCGAAGAGGATGCTCTCATTGAGTTGTACAAAAAACTGCGCCCGGGTGAACCCCCCACGGTGTCCGGTGGCCAGCAGTTACTCGAATCCCGCTTCTTTGACCCGAAGCGCTATGACTTGGGGCGGGTGGGGCGCTACAAGCTCAATCGCAAGCTGCAACTGAATATCCCCGACTCGGTGCGGATTCTCACCCCTGAGGATATTTTGGCCGCCATTGATTACCTGATTAACCTAGAGTTTGACCTCGGCACTATTGATGACATTGACCACCTCGGCAACCGCCGTGTGCGCTCGGTGGGGGAACTGCTCCAGAACCAAGTGCGGGTTGGCCTTAACCGCCTCGAGCGGATTATTCGGGAGCGGATGACGGTTTCCGATACCGACTCGCTCACCCCCGCCTCCTTGGTGAACCCCAAGCCCCTTGTGGCCGCCATTAAGGAATTCTTTGGCTCCAGTCAACTCTCGCAGTTCATGGATCAAACCAATCCGTTGGCGGAGTTGACCCACAAGCGCCGCTTAAGCGCCCTAGGCCCCGGGGGTCTAACGCGGGAGCGCGCAGGGTTTGCGGTACGGGATATTCACCCGAGTCACTACGGTCGCATCTGCCCGATTGAAACACCGGAAGGCCCCAACGCTGGACTCATTGGTTCATTGGCAACCCATGCCCGCGTGAATGAGTACGGCTTTATTGAGACCCCCTTCTACCCCGTCAAGGATGGGCGGGTTCTTAAGGATCAGCCCCCCATTTACATGACGGCGGACGAAGAGGACGACAAGCGGGTTGCCCCCGGGGATGTCCCCACCGATGAAAACGGTTATATCCTTGGGGATGTGGTGCCCGTGCGCTATCGCCAAGACTTTACCACCACCACGCCGGATCAGGTGGACTACGTGGCGGTTTCGCCCGTGCAAATTATTTCGGTGGCCACCTCCCTCATTCCCTTCCTAGAGCACGATGACGCGAACCGGGCGCTGATGGGCTCCAACATGCAGCGGCAGGCCGTTCCCCTGTTGCGATCGCACCGTCCTTTAGTGGGTACCGGTCTAGAAGCGCAGGCGGCCCGCGACTCCGGCATGGTGATCCTCAGTCAAACCGATGGCGTTGTCACCTACGTGGATGCCAAGCAGATCCGCATCAAAACAGACGGCGGCTCTGAAATGACCTACACCTTACAAAAATATCAACGCTCGAACCAAGACACCTGCTTAAATCAGCGGCCCATTGTTTTCATGGGCGATCGCGTTCGTGCTGGGCAAGTCATTGCCGATGGTTCGGCCACCGAGGGGGGCGAGCTTGCCCTTGGCCAAAACATTCTGGTGGCCTACATGCCTTGGGAAGGCTACAACTACGAAGACGCAATTCTCATTAGCGAGCGACTGGTGCAGGAGGATGTCTATACCTCCATCCACGTTGAAAAGTACGAAATTGAGGCACGCCAAACCAAGCTCGGCCCCGAAGAGATTACCCGCGAAGTGCCCAACGTTTCCGAGGATGCCCTGCGGCAACTGGATGAGAACGGCATTATCCGTGTGGGTGCCTTTGTCGAAGCGGGGGATATTCTGGTGGGCAAAGTCACTCCCAAGGGCGAGTCGGATCAGCCACCGGAAGAAAAACTGCTGCGAGCCATCTTTGGCGAAAAGGCGCGGGATGTGCGCGACAACTCCTTGCGGGTACCCAACGGTGAAAAAGGTCGCGTCGTTGATGTGCGCGTCTTCACCCGCGAGCAGGGGGACGAACTGCCGCCCGGAGCCAACATGGTCGTGCGGGTCTATGTGGCTCAAAAACGCAAGATCCAAGTCGGTGACAAAATGGCCGGTCGCCACGGTAACAAGGGGATTATTTCCCGCATTCTACCGGTAGAAGATATGCCCTTCTTGCCGGATGGCCGCCCCGTGGATATTGTCCTGAATCCCTTGGGGGTGCCCTCACGGATGAACGTGGGTCAAGTCTATGAGTGCTTACTGGGCTGGGCCGGTGAATGCTTAGGGCGGCGCTTTAAGATTACCCCCTTTGACGAAATGCACGGCACCGAAAAGTCCCGCGAAACCGTCCATGCCAAGCTACAGGAAGCGAAGGAAAAAAGCGGCCAAGACTGGGTCTTTAACCCGGATAACCCCGGCAAAATGGTCGTCTATGATGGTCGCACCGGTGAACCCTTTGATCGCCCCGTAACCGTGGGTATGGCCTACATGCTGAAGCTGGTGCACCTTGTGGATGACAAAATTCACGCCCGCTCCACCGGCCCTTACTCCCTCGTTACCCAACAGCCCCTTGGCGGTAAGGCTCAGCAGGGAGGACAGCGCTTTGGCGAAATGGAAGTCTGGGCACTGGAGGCCTACGGGGCAGCCTACATCCTGCAGGAGTTGCTCACCGTCAAGTCCGACGATATGCAGGGACGCAACGAAGCCCTCAACGCCATTGTCAAAGGGCAATCGATTCCGCGCCCCGGTACTCCCGAATCCTTTAAGGTGCTGATGCGGGAACTCCAGTCCCTGTGTTTGGATATTTCTGTGCGCAAGTCGATTCCCCCCAAAGAAGACGGCACGATCAGTGAGGATCCGGAGGTGGATCTCATGGTGGATGTCGCATCGCGGCGTACCCCTGTGCGCCCCACCATCGAATTTGAGTCCCTGCAGGGGGATGATTTTGACGAAAAAGACAGTGTCGCCACTCCCTAG
- the psbE gene encoding cytochrome b559 subunit alpha, which yields MAGTTGERPFSDIITSVRYWVIHSITIPALFIAGWLFVSTGLAYDVFGTPRPDSYFAQEQQAIPLVTDRFEGKQQVETFLQQVK from the coding sequence GTGGCTGGAACGACAGGAGAACGACCATTTTCCGACATTATTACTAGCGTTCGCTATTGGGTGATTCACAGTATCACGATTCCGGCACTGTTTATTGCTGGCTGGTTGTTTGTGAGCACTGGCTTGGCCTACGATGTCTTTGGCACGCCGCGGCCCGATAGCTACTTTGCCCAAGAACAGCAGGCGATTCCCCTCGTAACCGATCGCTTTGAAGGCAAACAACAGGTTGAGACGTTTTTACAACAGGTAAAGTAG
- the psbF gene encoding cytochrome b559 subunit beta translates to MTSNTPNQEPLSYPIFTVRWLAVHTLAVPTIFFLGAIAAMQFIQR, encoded by the coding sequence ATGACGAGTAACACACCAAACCAAGAACCCCTTTCTTACCCTATCTTTACGGTCCGCTGGTTGGCCGTTCACACCTTAGCCGTGCCTACCATTTTCTTCTTGGGGGCGATCGCGGCCATGCAATTCATTCAACGTTAA
- a CDS encoding photosystem II reaction center protein L, producing MEPNPNRQPVELNRTSLYLGLLLIFVLALLFSSYFFN from the coding sequence ATGGAACCGAATCCCAATCGTCAACCGGTTGAGCTCAACCGCACATCCCTTTACCTAGGGCTGTTGCTGATCTTTGTCTTGGCGCTACTATTTTCTAGCTATTTCTTTAACTAA
- a CDS encoding photosystem II reaction center protein J encodes MSEGGRIPLWVVATVAGMGVIVIVGLFFYGAYAGLGSSL; translated from the coding sequence ATGTCTGAAGGTGGACGCATTCCCCTGTGGGTCGTTGCCACAGTAGCGGGAATGGGGGTCATTGTGATTGTAGGGCTATTTTTCTATGGTGCCTACGCTGGGCTTGGCTCCTCGCTTTAG
- a CDS encoding sugar ABC transporter permease: protein MLQERSQLPRLGDAKHRPELAAWLFLLPALLLLTIFVFAPILYVIYLSFTSGSFSQAGVRWVGVKNYQQLLQSPDFWQVVGNTLYFTAATVVPTIAIPLVLAVGLNQVAIGRTLLRTAYFLPSVTSIVAAGLGFRWLFQVDGPLNHLLARLGVAPIAWLSDPTWAMPVLILLSSWKQLGFNLVVFLAGLQTIPGDRYDAALLDGANPWQQFRYITLPGLHPTLILVFVTTTIFTLRSFEQVYVVTGGGPLNTTNLLVFYIYQQAFGLFDFGYAAAAATVLLMLTLALTWLQLRTRQEPSS, encoded by the coding sequence TTGTTGCAGGAGCGATCGCAACTCCCCCGATTGGGGGATGCCAAGCACCGTCCCGAGTTGGCCGCGTGGTTATTCTTGTTACCGGCGCTGCTGCTTTTAACAATTTTTGTGTTTGCCCCAATTTTGTACGTTATTTATCTGAGTTTTACCAGCGGCAGTTTTAGCCAAGCGGGGGTGCGCTGGGTGGGGGTTAAAAACTATCAGCAACTCCTGCAAAGTCCCGATTTTTGGCAAGTGGTGGGCAACACCCTCTACTTCACCGCCGCAACCGTCGTGCCCACCATTGCCATACCGCTGGTTTTGGCGGTGGGGCTAAATCAGGTGGCGATCGGTCGCACGCTGCTGCGCACGGCCTACTTTTTGCCCAGTGTGACCTCTATTGTGGCGGCGGGTTTGGGCTTTCGCTGGTTGTTTCAAGTCGATGGGCCACTAAATCATTTGCTGGCGCGGCTGGGGGTTGCCCCGATCGCGTGGCTAAGCGACCCGACCTGGGCCATGCCGGTACTGATTCTCCTGAGCAGTTGGAAGCAACTGGGCTTTAACCTTGTGGTCTTTTTGGCAGGGCTGCAAACCATTCCGGGCGATCGCTACGACGCGGCTCTACTCGATGGTGCCAACCCTTGGCAACAGTTTCGTTACATTACACTGCCCGGGCTGCACCCCACCCTGATTCTTGTTTTTGTGACCACGACCATTTTTACCCTGCGCAGTTTTGAGCAAGTCTATGTGGTCACCGGTGGTGGCCCCCTAAATACAACAAACCTGTTGGTGTTTTATATTTACCAACAGGCGTTTGGCTTGTTTGACTTTGGCTATGCCGCCGCCGCCGCAACGGTGCTACTGATGCTTACCCTTGCTCTGACGTGGCTGCAATTGCGTACCCGCCAAGAGCCGTCGTCCTAA
- a CDS encoding ribose-phosphate pyrophosphokinase, protein MPATTPSYLADHSRLKLFAGSANIPLAQEIARYLGIDLGPMVRKRFADGELYVQIQESIRGCDVYLIQPCCHPVNDHLMELLIMVDACRRASARQVTAVIPYYGYARADRKTAGRESITAKLVANLITQAGASRVLAMDLHSAQIQGYFDIPVDHVYGSPVLLDYLRSKNLADIVVVSPDVGGVARARAFANKLDDAPLAIIDKRRQSHNVAEVMNVVGDVKGKTAVLVDDMIDTAGTILEGARLLRREGAKEVYACATHAVFSPPAIERLQGGDFEEVIVTNTIPVPETQRFPQLTVLSVASILGETIWRVHEDSSVSSMFR, encoded by the coding sequence CTGCCCGCTACAACTCCCTCTTACCTTGCTGACCACAGCCGCCTAAAGCTTTTTGCCGGTTCCGCCAATATTCCCCTTGCCCAAGAAATTGCCCGCTATCTTGGCATTGACCTCGGGCCAATGGTGCGCAAGCGGTTTGCCGACGGCGAGCTTTACGTCCAAATTCAAGAATCTATTCGCGGCTGCGATGTTTACCTGATTCAGCCCTGCTGCCATCCGGTTAACGACCATCTCATGGAACTGTTAATCATGGTCGATGCCTGCCGCCGTGCCTCGGCGCGACAGGTGACGGCGGTGATTCCCTACTACGGCTACGCTCGGGCCGATCGCAAAACCGCCGGTCGCGAGTCAATTACCGCCAAGCTGGTGGCCAACCTGATTACCCAAGCGGGAGCCAGTCGCGTCTTAGCCATGGATCTGCACTCAGCCCAAATTCAAGGCTACTTTGATATTCCCGTGGATCACGTCTATGGCTCGCCGGTACTCCTTGACTATCTGCGCAGTAAAAACCTCGCAGACATTGTCGTGGTCTCACCGGATGTGGGGGGGGTAGCCCGCGCCCGCGCCTTTGCCAACAAGCTCGACGATGCCCCCTTGGCCATTATTGACAAGCGCCGCCAGTCCCACAACGTGGCCGAAGTCATGAATGTGGTGGGGGATGTGAAGGGGAAAACAGCCGTACTTGTAGATGACATGATTGACACAGCGGGCACGATTTTGGAAGGGGCACGCCTGCTGCGGCGAGAGGGAGCCAAGGAGGTGTATGCCTGTGCCACCCATGCGGTCTTTTCGCCCCCGGCCATTGAACGGCTCCAGGGGGGTGATTTTGAAGAGGTGATTGTCACCAACACCATTCCCGTACCGGAAACCCAGCGCTTCCCGCAGTTAACGGTGCTTTCGGTGGCCAGTATTCTGGGGGAAACTATTTGGCGGGTACACGAGGATAGCTCGGTGAGCAGCATGTTCCGCTAA
- the purH gene encoding bifunctional phosphoribosylaminoimidazolecarboxamide formyltransferase/IMP cyclohydrolase, which translates to MGRTALLSTSDKTGLVDFAAALVREFGFTLLSSGGTAKTLQAAGIPVTPVAEYTGAPEILGGRVKTLHPKIHGGILAQRDRPEDRADLAAQGIDPIDLVVVNLYPFAETIAQPDVTLAEAIEQIDIGGPTLLRAAAKNHAHLTVLVQPSQYESYLQELRLYEEPRPEYRLECAQRAFALTASYDQAIATYLAQIAAPPREDMNLPAVFHLSGQRKEVLRYGENPHQVAAWYTTAANGWSAATLHQGKELSYNNLLDLEAARATISEFTDTPAAVIIKHTNPCGVAEGNTLLEAYERAFAADRVSAFGGIVALNQPIDVATAKALTSTFLECVVAPECTPEALAILKTKPKLRVLTLTDLNQAPEVSLQTIAGGFLVQDIRPTPILPETWQVMTATEPSPDLMAELLFAWKVVKHVKSNAIVVSRDRQTQGIGAGQMNRVGAVQIALADAGDAAQGGVLASDGFFPFADSVQAAALAGIAAIIQPGGSLRDNDSIQAANEAGIAMVFTSRRHFRH; encoded by the coding sequence ATGGGGCGCACTGCCTTACTCAGCACCAGCGATAAAACCGGACTGGTGGATTTTGCAGCAGCGTTGGTGCGGGAGTTTGGCTTTACGCTCCTCAGCAGTGGTGGAACCGCAAAAACCTTGCAGGCAGCGGGTATTCCGGTCACTCCTGTGGCTGAGTACACCGGCGCACCCGAAATTCTTGGCGGGCGAGTGAAAACGCTGCATCCCAAAATTCACGGCGGCATCCTTGCCCAGCGCGATCGCCCCGAGGATAGGGCGGATCTGGCCGCTCAAGGGATTGACCCCATTGACTTGGTGGTGGTGAATCTGTATCCCTTTGCCGAGACAATTGCCCAACCGGATGTCACCCTAGCCGAGGCGATCGAGCAAATTGACATTGGTGGCCCCACCCTATTGCGGGCGGCAGCAAAAAACCATGCTCACCTCACGGTACTGGTGCAGCCGAGTCAGTACGAGAGCTATCTACAGGAATTGCGCCTCTACGAGGAACCGCGGCCCGAGTACCGTCTAGAGTGCGCCCAGCGCGCCTTTGCCCTGACGGCCAGCTACGATCAGGCGATCGCCACCTACTTGGCACAAATCGCCGCGCCACCCCGTGAGGACATGAACTTACCCGCTGTCTTTCACCTGAGTGGTCAGCGAAAAGAAGTGCTGCGCTATGGCGAAAACCCGCACCAAGTTGCCGCTTGGTACACAACGGCTGCCAACGGTTGGTCTGCCGCCACACTGCACCAAGGGAAAGAACTCAGCTATAACAACCTACTTGACCTTGAAGCCGCTCGCGCCACCATCAGTGAATTTACCGACACACCCGCAGCGGTGATCATCAAGCACACCAACCCCTGTGGTGTAGCCGAAGGGAACACCCTACTTGAGGCCTACGAGCGCGCCTTTGCCGCCGATAGGGTTTCGGCCTTTGGTGGCATTGTTGCCCTCAACCAGCCCATTGACGTAGCCACCGCAAAAGCCCTCACCAGTACTTTTTTAGAGTGTGTTGTCGCGCCGGAGTGTACGCCAGAGGCGCTAGCGATTCTGAAAACAAAGCCCAAGCTACGGGTGCTCACCCTTACTGACCTGAACCAAGCCCCCGAGGTGTCGCTCCAGACCATTGCGGGGGGCTTTCTGGTGCAAGATATTCGACCGACCCCCATTCTGCCCGAGACATGGCAGGTGATGACCGCAACCGAGCCTTCCCCAGATCTCATGGCAGAGTTGCTCTTTGCTTGGAAAGTGGTCAAGCACGTCAAGTCCAATGCCATTGTTGTCAGTCGCGATCGCCAAACCCAAGGTATTGGCGCAGGCCAAATGAACCGGGTCGGGGCTGTGCAAATTGCCCTTGCCGATGCGGGTGACGCGGCTCAGGGCGGTGTATTAGCCAGTGATGGATTTTTCCCCTTTGCCGATTCCGTCCAAGCTGCTGCCCTCGCGGGGATTGCCGCCATTATTCAACCGGGTGGCAGCTTACGGGATAATGATTCCATTCAGGCCGCTAACGAAGCAGGGATTGCCATGGTCTTTACCAGTCGGCGGCACTTCCGTCACTAG
- a CDS encoding metallophosphoesterase has translation MLRLGIISDPHIALPETIPTDYPPIFLYGVSIPAFEAAVTDLLDRGIDALLIPGDLTRDGEVVNHQWLQAYLATVPVPCYVIPGNHDVPQLRAGGDRIGWAEFPHYYTHAGYRRRTAHYYVTHLSERVQLIALNSNQFSNSGKQLGELDDPQLRWLQEVLAQPFVGLRLVMVHHNLLEHWPQQGLSPMGERYLLKNRLALQHLLQTAGVSLVLTGHLHVQDIAYADGIFDLTTGSLVSYPHPYRRLTLTEEGAGQWQVQVESFRIKSLAAYPNLAEESRAWMLQRGAGFMARFLMLPPFNLPESQAVTLAKPLSTLWPEIAQGDTHVTLPALPPPLDGYFAQFNHCPPPQFPQLRDNNTTFVLG, from the coding sequence GTGCTGCGCCTCGGCATTATTAGCGACCCCCACATTGCCCTGCCGGAAACCATTCCGACAGATTATCCACCCATCTTTCTCTACGGTGTCAGTATTCCCGCCTTTGAGGCAGCGGTCACCGATCTGCTCGACCGGGGTATTGATGCGCTGCTCATTCCCGGCGACCTCACCCGCGATGGCGAAGTAGTGAATCATCAGTGGTTGCAGGCTTACTTAGCCACGGTGCCGGTTCCCTGCTACGTGATTCCGGGCAATCATGACGTACCGCAACTTAGGGCGGGGGGCGATCGCATTGGTTGGGCCGAGTTCCCCCACTATTACACCCATGCCGGTTACCGCCGCCGCACCGCCCACTACTACGTCACGCACCTGAGCGAGAGGGTGCAACTCATTGCCTTAAATTCCAATCAGTTCAGTAACAGCGGCAAGCAACTCGGGGAACTGGATGACCCACAACTGCGGTGGTTACAGGAGGTGCTGGCACAGCCCTTTGTCGGCTTGCGACTGGTGATGGTTCATCATAACCTGTTAGAGCACTGGCCACAGCAAGGCCTCAGTCCGATGGGGGAGCGATACCTGCTCAAAAACCGCTTAGCCCTTCAGCACCTGCTGCAAACTGCTGGTGTTTCTCTGGTACTGACTGGCCACCTCCACGTGCAGGATATTGCCTATGCCGATGGCATATTTGACCTCACCACTGGCTCGTTGGTGAGCTACCCCCACCCCTACCGCCGCCTCACCTTAACGGAAGAGGGCGCTGGCCAGTGGCAGGTTCAGGTAGAATCCTTTCGGATTAAATCCTTAGCCGCCTATCCCAACTTGGCGGAGGAGTCTCGCGCTTGGATGTTGCAGCGGGGTGCCGGGTTTATGGCCCGCTTTTTAATGCTACCCCCCTTTAACTTGCCGGAAAGTCAAGCCGTCACCCTCGCCAAACCCCTATCTACCCTCTGGCCAGAGATTGCCCAAGGCGACACCCACGTCACGTTGCCCGCCTTGCCCCCTCCCTTGGATGGCTACTTTGCCCAATTTAATCATTGCCCACCGCCGCAGTTTCCCCAGTTGCGGGACAATAACACCACCTTTGTTCTGGGCTAA
- the lspA gene encoding signal peptidase II — translation MTAKRLKNANFWWTALFCLALDRLTKAWVVANYVLTVPPQTTPILPGIFHITYVTNTGAAFSLFANGSVWLRWLSLIVSLVLMAWAVWGPRLNRWQQVGYGCVLGGALGNGIDRFLTGEVVDFLDLRWIQFPVFNLADVAINVGIACLLWSAWRQA, via the coding sequence ATGACGGCAAAAAGGTTAAAAAATGCCAATTTTTGGTGGACTGCCCTGTTCTGTTTGGCGCTAGATCGCCTGACAAAGGCATGGGTTGTGGCCAATTACGTCCTAACGGTACCGCCGCAAACCACCCCGATTCTGCCGGGCATCTTTCACATTACCTACGTCACTAACACCGGTGCTGCCTTTAGCCTTTTTGCCAATGGGAGCGTTTGGTTGCGGTGGCTATCGCTGATCGTGAGTTTAGTCCTCATGGCTTGGGCTGTTTGGGGACCTCGACTCAACCGCTGGCAGCAGGTGGGCTACGGCTGCGTACTGGGCGGTGCCCTTGGCAATGGGATTGATCGCTTTTTAACCGGCGAAGTTGTTGATTTTTTAGACCTGCGCTGGATTCAATTTCCGGTCTTCAATCTGGCGGATGTAGCGATTAATGTGGGTATTGCCTGCTTGCTGTGGTCTGCATGGCGACAGGCCTAA
- a CDS encoding Mrp/NBP35 family ATP-binding protein: protein MTASLTTDAVLAVLRPVEDPELQRSLVELNMIRNVQIHDGRVQFTLVLTTPACPLREFIVEDCKKAVFTLPGVMDVEVTVTAETPQQKSLPDRTDVPGVKNIIAVSSGKGGVGKSTVAVNLAVALAQAGASVGIIDADIYGPNVPTMLGLENAIVEVRKEASGDVLLPPVAHGLKVVSMAFLIDRDQPVIWRGPMLNGIIRQFLYQSDWGSLDYLIVDLPPGTGDAQLTLAQAVPMAGVVIVTTPQTVALGDARRGLRMFQQLGVAVLGLVENMSYFIPPDLPNRRYDIFGTGGGDALAAEMGVPLLGQVPLELTVREGGDVGLPILLNYPESASAQALRAIAQQVAARVSVAALSAVG from the coding sequence ATGACTGCCTCCCTCACCACCGACGCTGTACTGGCTGTTTTGCGCCCTGTCGAAGACCCAGAACTGCAGCGCTCCCTTGTGGAACTCAACATGATCCGCAATGTGCAGATCCATGACGGGCGAGTGCAGTTTACCTTGGTTCTGACCACTCCTGCCTGTCCCCTGCGGGAGTTCATTGTCGAAGACTGTAAAAAAGCCGTGTTTACGCTACCGGGGGTCATGGATGTAGAAGTGACCGTAACAGCAGAAACGCCGCAGCAAAAAAGCCTACCGGATCGCACCGATGTACCGGGGGTGAAAAACATTATTGCCGTCTCCAGTGGCAAAGGCGGGGTGGGCAAAAGTACAGTCGCGGTGAATTTGGCGGTTGCCTTGGCGCAAGCGGGTGCCAGTGTGGGGATTATTGACGCGGATATCTACGGCCCCAACGTCCCCACCATGCTGGGGCTTGAGAATGCAATTGTGGAGGTTCGTAAGGAGGCCAGCGGCGATGTGCTGCTGCCCCCTGTGGCTCATGGCCTCAAGGTGGTGTCGATGGCCTTTTTAATTGATCGGGATCAGCCCGTGATTTGGCGTGGCCCCATGCTCAATGGCATCATTCGCCAATTTCTCTACCAGAGTGACTGGGGCAGCCTCGACTATCTCATTGTCGATTTACCCCCCGGCACGGGCGATGCCCAGCTAACTCTTGCCCAAGCGGTGCCCATGGCAGGTGTCGTGATTGTCACCACCCCCCAAACCGTGGCCTTGGGGGATGCGCGGCGTGGCCTACGCATGTTCCAACAGTTGGGCGTGGCCGTACTGGGACTGGTGGAAAATATGAGCTACTTTATCCCGCCGGATTTACCGAATCGCCGCTACGACATTTTTGGTACCGGCGGCGGTGATGCCTTGGCGGCGGAAATGGGCGTGCCCCTCCTCGGGCAGGTACCCCTTGAGCTAACGGTGCGGGAAGGGGGAGATGTGGGTCTGCCAATTTTACTGAACTATCCGGAGTCTGCTTCCGCTCAGGCTCTGCGGGCGATCGCCCAGCAGGTGGCTGCCCGTGTCTCAGTGGCCGCCCTCAGTGCAGTGGGATGA
- a CDS encoding DUF4079 domain-containing protein, whose product MIELPAPLQPIITFAHPVLMWVLFALTLYAAYLGIQTRRLRSLTGDEKKALVQAKVNIKHHQVGAVLLALMVLGTIGGMAVTYINNGKLFVGPHLLVGLTMTALVAISASLTPFMQKGSEVARALHMTLNMLLVAFFGWQAVTGVQIVQRILNAN is encoded by the coding sequence ATGATTGAACTTCCTGCTCCGCTGCAGCCAATTATCACCTTTGCCCACCCGGTGTTGATGTGGGTCTTATTTGCCTTAACCCTCTACGCCGCTTATCTGGGGATTCAAACCCGCCGCCTGCGCTCCCTCACGGGTGATGAAAAAAAAGCACTGGTGCAAGCCAAGGTGAATATCAAGCACCACCAAGTGGGTGCGGTGCTATTAGCATTGATGGTTTTAGGAACGATTGGCGGGATGGCGGTCACCTACATCAACAACGGTAAGCTCTTTGTTGGCCCCCATCTTTTGGTGGGCTTGACGATGACGGCATTGGTGGCCATTTCCGCGAGCTTGACCCCCTTTATGCAAAAGGGTAGTGAAGTGGCACGGGCACTGCACATGACCCTCAATATGCTCTTGGTGGCCTTCTTTGGCTGGCAGGCCGTGACCGGCGTGCAAATTGTGCAGCGTATCCTAAACGCGAACTAG